CCCAATGAATAATGACCGCGTTTGTGCAGGAGGTGGATGAAGGGCGAGTGCGCCTGGTGATGGAGAGCGCCCTCACAGCCCGGGACAGGGTCGGAGTGCAGGACTTYGTCCTGCTGGAAAACTACAACAGCGAGGCCACCTTCATAGAGAACCTGCGGAGACGCTTCAGGGAAAACCTCATCTATGTACCWACAACCACTTCTCTTCAAatactttgcaataaaaaagaagcataaaaatcacTTTGTGATGTTTATGTTGACTATAATTTCTCTTCCCCTCAGACGTACATCGGCTCGGTGCTGGTGTCGGTGAACCCATACAAGGAGCTGGAGATTTACTCCAAGCAGCAGATGGAGCGCTACCGAGGTGTCAGCTTCTATGAAATATCTCCTCACATGTGAGTCGCTGCGTGTTCCTCTTTTGTTATTGAATGTTTTGTCTTGAGAAtatcagaaactgaaaactgcTCTCATTATTTCTGTCCCTCCGACTCTTGAAAAATCMAATGTATTCTTTTCTCTTTACAYcttgttatatttttaagtataataacaataataaaaatgtagttaTGAAAGATTAGGGCTGAACGATATTCAGGAAAAAAAWTTTCCACTCTTCTATCATCATGTTGTCCCAAAAATCAATACCTGTCGTTGGCATAAAAGATAGAGAAAGGCCGTGTTACTGATCAAATATAATAAAAAMATGCAGAGTTTGAATTTAGATTGTTTCCCCTTAATGCTGATCCAAGTTTTTAATAACAGTCAACTGTGTGATACCAAATTTCAGTGTAGTATCTCACTGAAATAGGCTAAttctagaaaaacaacacattgcGCTCCATTGATATTTCATGGTATCATTGTTTTCAAACATCTTAACTCTTAGCAGACAgagtttcagctgctctctgcaAAATCTCCACCAGCTTAGGTGGAGATTTTTTAGCTCTGTGGTTCGATCAGAGCCCACATGACGCATACAGAAGGAAAACTGAAGCtgtctctctttaaaaaaattattgtcattgttagaaaaataaatcatatttggTAGATCAAAAAAGTCACAGGAGAAAAATCAGCACCCTTGAGGCCTTTACTATCAAATCCGGCAAAAGTCAAATCAGATAGTTGACGAGTGTTAAATCTAATTTcctataatataaaaaaaatatattttcaagtcTTAAACTGAccattagaagaaaaaaaccctgctgttttgagttatttttttctatctcaTTTTGTCACTAAAGCttcttttgtgacattttgtattTYCCTAAAGCTATGCCATATCAGACAACACATACCGGGCCATGCGAACAGAGAGGAGGGATCAGTGTATCCTCATCTCAGGTGAGAGTGGGGCAGGTAAGACGGAGGCCTCCAAGAAGATCCTCCTCTACTTCGCCGTCACCTGCCCCACTAACGACCACATGGTGACCCTCGGTGACCGTCTGCTGCAGTCCAACCCTGTCCTGGAGGTGCGCGGCGTTGTTTGGCGTCATACACTTCTTTTAAGTACTTTATGTCgatcaaattattttaagttgtgCTTAGTGCAGACGCTTCAAATCCattgtgttgtatttttctttgtgcagGCTTTCGGTAACGCCAAAACACTGAGGAATGACAACTCCAGCCGCTTTGGGAAATACATGGATATCCAGTTTGACTTCAaagtaaattatgtttttgtttttgtagaacRGCAATTCATCTGGGATGGTTTTAAACcctcaattaaaatcaaactctTTCTTTCCGGTCTTAATGctctttatgtgttttttttttgtttttttttctagggtGCAACAATGGGTGGTCACATCCTGAATTACCTGTTGGAGAAATCCCGGGTGGTGCACCAGAACCACGGGGAAAGAAATTTCCACATCTTCTATCAGCTCCTCGACGGAGGAGACGACGACCTGCTCAACACACTGAACCTGGAGAGGAACCCTCACAGCTACCGCTACCTGGTTAAAGTACTGCAGCTCACCAAACTACCTGCTGTCCAACAGAGGATCRTGCAGCTGCGTTGTCATTTGGGTTttcaaattgctttttttaGGGAAGCTGTGCAAGAGTCAGCTCCGTAAGTGACAAGAACAACTGGAGAGTTGTGAGGAAGGCCCTGGACGTGATCGGCTTCACCGCAGAGGAAGTCCAGGTGACAAACATGGCGCTGAAACTTGCTTTGCCTGGTCCAATATTATAAAcgttcataaagacttctttatcttcatgacagatgttatgtcatgtttatgacagtgtcatgttggtcttatgcacaccccttcaaataaagtgttatcaaAAGTTTTCCATCTAAGGAAGACCAGCCAGTTGCAWGGAGTTGTTGACTTTGCAGAAatgcagcaatccctcatatTGAGCCAGCAtgtggcaacagtggagaggaacaacttccttttaacaggaagaaatctccaGCATAACCAGATTGAGTATRAGCATCTGAGAAATGACTGCTTtctatgcaaaagaaaaacaagaagaggCATTTCTATGGGATAAACAAAAAGGACACAATGGTAGCATTGTGTCCTACCATTAGGACACAATGCTACTAATCCAACACTACTAATCTAAGTGTTGGATTAGTTAGAATCCAACACTTATTTCATTAGTGTTGGATGGATTCTAACTAAAGAGAGACAGGacaactaaattaaaatgaaaaaagaaaatattatttcagattcaatatattcaatatttataaTTCCATGAACCTTTTAAACCAAACTGGTTGTTTCCAGTGTCTTGCTCAGCTGTTTGTCCCATCTGTTGGCCTCAGAAACTGCTGAACATCGTTGCCAGCGTTCTCCATCTGGGCAACACTCTCTTCGGGGAAGGGGAGGAAGGAGAAACTTATATCACCACTGAGACCCAGCTATCAAACGCTGCAAAGGTCAGAGCAGTCACTGTGGTATTTCTACATGCTAAATTATGCCAGGAAAACAAAMMAATAAAACAGCACAGCTGAGAGCACATGTGCCGTTGttgtcctgcagctgctgggtGTCGATGGCTCCGCCCTGAAGGAGGCCCTCACTCACAAGAAGCTCACAGCCAAAGGAGAGGAGGTTGTTGTCCTCTCAAGCACGATCCTTGTGGCTGCGGCTTGTTTACTGTGTGCTGATTGTCGTGTCTTTGTGGATCACAGATGATCAGCCCACTAAATTTTGAGCAGGCCGTCTCGGCCCGTGACGCACTGGCGAAGGCTGTGTACGGCCGGACCTTTAACTGGTTGGTGGAGAAGATCAACCAGTCGCTCGCGCTAAAGGTGCAGGAACAGTTGCAGAAACTCAGTCGCTGTACTGCAACGTGTGTTTAACACTGATGTGTGATTTGCAGGAGGAAATCTACCACAGCAGCAAAGACGCCTCGGTCATTGGGCTTCTGGATATCTATGGTTTTGAGGTCTTGCAGCACAACAGGTGCAACTAMccctttcatgcatgaattatgatcttttgtgtcaggatttttttttccaaagtgtttttgattttcttaaggcataaaaaaatgtagtaaaaaaaaaaaaaaaaRRWTTYYWRGRWTTTTTTCTAGGTGatcagttgtaattttctccaaatacaaagttgttatttggaAAATACGTCAGTAATATTGTTTGTTAGGTGTTacttgatgtcacaatatttttttacctgcaagagtcgtctacaaTAGAAGGAGGGACTGGgacttttttgtctgtctgccatattggatttaacaaaaaRGTTTCTTGCACTTGCAGtggatggccagtagttgatagtgtattttatgatgcattWGtctccacttcagtggtctgtgtgcatttgtaacataaaaatcaactaaaagacataaaaagacaACTTTCCACTGCAGTGAAAGGGCTAACCTTCATTtctccactttgtgttggacGCTTCTTAAAAGtcttttgtaaacaaatatcTGCTTCACATGTCTCTATAGTCATTCATATACTGTAATTCTAACTCCTCCATTAGTTTTGAGCAGTTCTGCATCAACTACTGCAatgagaagctgcagcagctcttcaTAGAGCTCACCCTCAGATCCGAGCAGGAGGAATATGAGACAGAAGGAATTGCTGTGAGTCAATTTTTCTTTCCCCCACCCCCACTCAGTcgtcaaaacaaacaactttgtCACGCTTGTTCGTAGTTGTGTGCACACAGCGACATAACATCGGTCTCCTTAAAACACAGTGGGAGACGGTGCAGTACTTTGACAACAAGATCATTTGTGACCTGATAGAGGAGAAGCACAAAGGCATCATCTCCATYCTGGTTTGTATGAGCTGCGTACTGTCTCTTCTTTCCATCTGCCGCTGGCTGGCTCTAAGGGAACTCTGTTTCAGGATGAGGAGTGCCTGAGACCGGGAGAGACTTGTGATATTTCCTTTTTGGAGAAGCTGGAGGACACAGTTGGCGGCCATCCCCATTTTATCACGTACGAACCATCGAAATCATAAGTACAGKTTCACATATGTGCCATAGCAAATTACTGCWYSRCCACACACAATAARCAAACTTATACCATCATTTCTGGACAATAGACTATTTTTCTYGtgagaaattacagcggctgatTTCATGGCCTTTAAATACAGGACATCTTGAAAAAGGCTGMGTRTTAGACTTTGGAAACCCGTCCTGAAGCTAGTTTTGTTTTCCRTTTGAGGTCATTGTTCAAAATCCAAACTCTGTTGAGGTTTCACTCAGCATGACCCACATTGACCCMCTCAGATATAACATTTTTCTACTTAATCAGACTAAATGACTCCGCTACAAGATTGTTCAAGATTGCCAAAATTGTCTCCACTTCCCAAATGCCAGAGTAGTTGCAATGAGTTAAATCTGAAAGAGCGTTAAGTTATTCTGTCTTGATATCGCTGGATGTCTTTCAGACACAAGTTGGCGAACGGAAAAACTCGCAGGGTAATGAGCAGGGAGGAGTTCAGGCTGCTGCACTACGCAGGAGAGGTCAACTATAATGTCAACGGTAAAATAGATCTAACATCTGATGTTGTTTCATTCAAGTATTTCAYGAAAAGTCTTTAAAGAAGASttaattatttaataataaacagtttttctttttttcttcaggttttctggaCAAGAACAACGACTTGCTGAACAGGAATCTAAAAGAGGTGATGRGAATGTAAAACGGCTTTGCAGCACCTTTCTAAAAATGATAGGGTTTTATTCATAGTTTCTGTGAAGAGGAAGGGRAGGGCGTGTCRTCCTGCGTTGTTGACTTGTGGTTTTGTGGCTTGGGTTTTTTGTCCAGGTCATGTGCCAGTCAGAAAACCAGATCCTAAGTCACTGCTTCCGCAGGGAGGAAGTGATCGACCAGAAACGTCCAGAGATGGTGTGAATGATTTTCTCACAGCCTTCCAGCTCTTATTTTACATYTCAGGccgttttttttaatcaaacagcaCAGAAGTCTTCTGYTCTCAACAAASCTCCAACATTTTGCCACAGTTTAttgcttttgtctttcttcttttagGCTGCTTCccagtttaaaaacagcttgatGAAGCTAATGGAGATCCTAATGTCCAAAGAGCCGTCCTACATTCGCTGTATCAAACCTAATGATGCCAAGCAGCCAGGTACATTCAGATTCCTCCTGAAAATCACTKGGACATTACTAGTTTCCAATAAAATAACACYTGARGCACATCGTATcttaaaaatagcaacaaaagaAACGAGATATGGTGGAAACAGGTTATAGATATCGGTAGGGTGCCACATTTATTTTGACCCCTGGTCAARAGGAATAAAATGTAATctcacaaaaatagaaaaatccaacctttgaTTTGTTAAGTAATTTTAACCACGCCACATCAGACAACCTCTGTTTTAATTCATGCTTTTGGTAYGAGCTGGTTGACTCCCACTGGCCCTGCCTCACTGAGCATCACTAATCCAGTTTAAAGTTGCCATGGTAACTTGCCATACAAAAGTTGGACACAAATCTGACACAGTGTAGCGTAAGCGTCAGTTTTCTTATATATAAGTCATCCAAATGAGTTCTGATTGCTGAAAGGAAACTTCTCTTTACTGATAAGCACGAATGAAGCWGGACCCCGGATGGAGTCTGAATCTTACGAGACAGGTCACAAATAAGACACCCAAATAAATGtgctcagtcagaaaaaaactgtGATCATTAGTTTTTACAGTACAGTGTATGTCTTCTTTAATAAAGAACGATTGCTTTCTTGAAAGCTTGSAGACGCGGTGGATCTGAAAACCAGGTCCAtcgctgaaagaaaaaagattagGTCATGCTTAATTTGAAGAATTGGTGTAAATCATTATGTTCCTCATTAACTGTATTggtaatgtgttttaaatgacatAGTAGATGTAATATGAAAATGCTGTCCCCCTTGCAGGACGTTTTGATGAAGTTCTGGTGAGACACCAGGTGAAATACTTGGGTCTGATGGAGAACCTGAGAGTCCGGCGCGCTGGCTTCGCCTATCGCCGTCGCTTTGAGGCGTTCCTGCAGAGGTGGCCCACACTTCTTCTCCATCTCTGAAAGTCTGTTCATCtgataaattttaaattacatttaaatgcgCCTTAGGTACAAGCCCCTGTGTCCCGAGACGTGGCCCAACTGGAACGGAAAACTGGCTGATGGGGTTTCTGCTTTGGTGAACCACCTGGGCTACAAACCAGAAGAGTACAAGCTGGGCAGGTAAACAGAGGACAAAGAGTTTTTGAAAACAGATCTAAAAGGCAACGCTCATTACCACACGTTTAATCTGTAGTCAATCAGATCGTTTTAAATTCTGCTGCAGTGCCAGAGATCGAATGGAATGGTGTTAAACCACAATGTGGTCCAGAAACATTTATCAACATCTAATTCATCATAAAGTCAATGAATCCTTTCGACAAGTACAGGAAATGTAGATTGAGCGATTTCAGATGTGACACAGCTGTAAATGTGAGTCGAGGTTGTGAGTGTAGTTGATTTCCATGGAGCAGAGTGTCACTSTTCTGTTTGGTATCTTTTTSTCCTGTAGGTCAAAGATCTTCATCCGTTTCCCAAAAACTCTCTTCGCCACGGAGGATGCCCTCGAGGCAAAAAAGCCAGAGATCGGTAAGAGACTAYAAACATCTTAGGTTAACATGACACACATAGAACTTTGTAAGGTGCAGTTTGATTAGAGGACCAGAAAGGTCACAGTTGTAAAAACTTTGCCTGACAGCTGCACCAATCTGAGTTTTGTGATTTTGATCTAATCATATWTTTTTATATAGCTTTGACCTGCTGATGCTTATTTTAGGtaattctgatttctttttaagatctgcactgtttttatttgatatggGCTCAAATTCCAGTAATGCGTGCCCATAGATctgaacataaaacatttcactgctactaaaaattcatcatttttgaATCCTCTTACCTAAGTAACAGCATCCACACCGAACAGTGTCCTCTGATTACACTGGCAGGTTCACGGTTTGAAAAATGTGCAGATGTGTGAGTTTCCAGCCAGCCAATCATCAGTCAGGACATTGCAAACTGATTCCTCTgtccatatttatttaattcacaatAAACCGGTCTCATTAAGCAACGTGATGAACTTTAAGGCGAACTCCATGGTGAATCAGGAACTCTGGACCACCTTCATACATTTCATatccaaaatgtgtttttttttctgttctgttttgctCCAGCTGTGACGCTGCAGAAGTCTTGGAGAGGCTACAGGGAAAGAGCCAATTATCAGCGCATCAGACATGCAGGTCCCCACAAACGTCCTCCCTGGGSTTAACAACTTCTTAGTGTTGTGTCTCTCAGCTGGAAGCTACATTTAACTTTTCTCCTATGAGGACGTAAGCTGAGTTTTTGATTTAATGCGTTATCTTCAGCAAAGACTaatgtgcgcgcgtgtgtgtttgcatagTGATCGTGATCCAGTCTGGGTGGCGAGGGATGAAAGCACGCAGGAGAGCTAAAAGGCGCCGTGAGGCAGCTCAGTTGATACGCAGGTGAAGGACTAATGCGTTggtttggattatttttgcagttttcctttttctgtccacagcagtttctaaaataatttccttCATTTCAGGTTCATAAAGGGCTTCATCTGCCGTCACGAGGAGTACTGTGACGACAATGATTACTTCCTGGATCATGTGCGCTGCTACTTCctgaaacatctgaagaaaaCTCTCCCCCGGAGCGTTTTGGACAAGAGCTGGCCGACACCTCCTGCCCTGCTTGTCGAGGTAAGAGCAATACAAACATTATGTCCGTCAGCTGGCTAAAGCCACTACACCCACATAAAATACAACCGTCTCCTCATACTGTTTTATTCCCGGCAGGCCTCTGAGCATCTCCAAATGCTTCACATGCGGAACATGGTCATCAAGTACTGCAGGAGAGTTCAGCCTGAATGGAAGAAGCAGGTGTGCATGTTGCAGCAAATCCAGCAATTATTGGTACCTCTGGTAAAGATGATTAAAGAGaataaatagattcattttttatttgggGGTGGGCAAAAATCCAACTTTTCATTGGAGTTCATTTGTTCACTGGGAGGTAAAATCTGATMATTCCTACAAAATagaatttttgtaaatattaacatgcttcttaaaataatacatttctttgattttactctttatgggtaaatgtttgagtaaaatgaacattgttcttttattctatgaactactg
The DNA window shown above is from Poecilia reticulata strain Guanapo linkage group LG14, Guppy_female_1.0+MT, whole genome shotgun sequence and carries:
- the LOC103475744 gene encoding unconventional myosin-Ic-like isoform X1, with protein sequence MRYQSREVDEGRVRLVMESALTARDRVGVQDFVLLENYNSEATFIENLRRRFRENLIYTYIGSVLVSVNPYKELEIYSKQQMERYRGVSFYEISPHIYAISDNTYRAMRTERRDQCILISGESGAGKTEASKKILLYFAVTCPTNDHMVTLGDRLLQSNPVLEAFGNAKTLRNDNSSRFGKYMDIQFDFKGATMGGHILNYLLEKSRVVHQNHGERNFHIFYQLLDGGDDDLLNTLNLERNPHSYRYLVKGSCARVSSVSDKNNWRVVRKALDVIGFTAEEVQKLLNIVASVLHLGNTLFGEGEEGETYITTETQLSNAAKLLGVDGSALKEALTHKKLTAKGEEMISPLNFEQAVSARDALAKAVYGRTFNWLVEKINQSLALKEEIYHSSKDASVIGLLDIYGFEVLQHNSFEQFCINYCNEKLQQLFIELTLRSEQEEYETEGIAWETVQYFDNKIICDLIEEKHKGIISILDEECLRPGETCDISFLEKLEDTVGGHPHFITHKLANGKTRRVMSREEFRLLHYAGEVNYNVNGFLDKNNDLLNRNLKEVMCQSENQILSHCFRREEVIDQKRPEMAASQFKNSLMKLMEILMSKEPSYIRCIKPNDAKQPGRFDEVLVRHQVKYLGLMENLRVRRAGFAYRRRFEAFLQRYKPLCPETWPNWNGKLADGVSALVNHLGYKPEEYKLGRSKIFIRFPKTLFATEDALEAKKPEIAVTLQKSWRGYRERANYQRIRHAVIVIQSGWRGMKARRRAKRRREAAQLIRRFIKGFICRHEEYCDDNDYFLDHVRCYFLKHLKKTLPRSVLDKSWPTPPALLVEASEHLQMLHMRNMVIKYCRRVQPEWKKQMMQKVVASEIFKDQKGSYPHSVGRLFLDTRLEREQVSLKVLQTLGSEKVQYGVAVIKYDRRGFKPRPRQLLLTNSFAVLVDRTKIKQRLDYAALRGISVSSLCDGMVVLHMPWEDNKQKGDAVLHCSHVIELVTKLAMMASKTNYVNINPGCIRFGVSRTKEGIIDFVRGSELKVSKGKRGHLLVTAPQISTT
- the LOC103475744 gene encoding unconventional myosin-Ic-like isoform X2, with protein sequence MESALTARDRVGVQDFVLLENYNSEATFIENLRRRFRENLIYTYIGSVLVSVNPYKELEIYSKQQMERYRGVSFYEISPHIYAISDNTYRAMRTERRDQCILISGESGAGKTEASKKILLYFAVTCPTNDHMVTLGDRLLQSNPVLEAFGNAKTLRNDNSSRFGKYMDIQFDFKGATMGGHILNYLLEKSRVVHQNHGERNFHIFYQLLDGGDDDLLNTLNLERNPHSYRYLVKGSCARVSSVSDKNNWRVVRKALDVIGFTAEEVQKLLNIVASVLHLGNTLFGEGEEGETYITTETQLSNAAKLLGVDGSALKEALTHKKLTAKGEEMISPLNFEQAVSARDALAKAVYGRTFNWLVEKINQSLALKEEIYHSSKDASVIGLLDIYGFEVLQHNSFEQFCINYCNEKLQQLFIELTLRSEQEEYETEGIAWETVQYFDNKIICDLIEEKHKGIISILDEECLRPGETCDISFLEKLEDTVGGHPHFITHKLANGKTRRVMSREEFRLLHYAGEVNYNVNGFLDKNNDLLNRNLKEVMCQSENQILSHCFRREEVIDQKRPEMAASQFKNSLMKLMEILMSKEPSYIRCIKPNDAKQPGRFDEVLVRHQVKYLGLMENLRVRRAGFAYRRRFEAFLQRYKPLCPETWPNWNGKLADGVSALVNHLGYKPEEYKLGRSKIFIRFPKTLFATEDALEAKKPEIAVTLQKSWRGYRERANYQRIRHAVIVIQSGWRGMKARRRAKRRREAAQLIRRFIKGFICRHEEYCDDNDYFLDHVRCYFLKHLKKTLPRSVLDKSWPTPPALLVEASEHLQMLHMRNMVIKYCRRVQPEWKKQMMQKVVASEIFKDQKGSYPHSVGRLFLDTRLEREQVSLKVLQTLGSEKVQYGVAVIKYDRRGFKPRPRQLLLTNSFAVLVDRTKIKQRLDYAALRGISVSSLCDGMVVLHMPWEDNKQKGDAVLHCSHVIELVTKLAMMASKTNYVNINPGCIRFGVSRTKEGIIDFVRGSELKVSKGKRGHLLVTAPQISTT